In Arachis hypogaea cultivar Tifrunner chromosome 7, arahy.Tifrunner.gnm2.J5K5, whole genome shotgun sequence, the genomic window TAAAGAGATGGATGAGGCACTGATTTTGCTTTTTGTTTGGGCGTGGGAGCGTATGCCGTTCATGGCCCCTATACCGCGCAATCAGCTTCTCGATATTGGTGTTCCACTTGCGCGACGGTATTGTACTTTActgttattatcatcatcatcatcatcatcatcatcatcatcatcattattgttgttgttgttgttgttgaggtCATCCTACTTGTGCATAGGTGGAGTCATTGGCGCCGGCATACAAGATATACACGGAGGTCTACGGCGCAGTTTAGACGAGGACTTGATGACATGGGAGTCAACGATGTAAGTTTTAACCATTTAGGTTAGCGTCTTTGTTAAGAAAAATAATGTTACTAATAGGTCTCGTGCTTACTGGTGTGCAGTTTACATGGCGGCCGTATATCGACGTGGATGTTCCGATCGAACTCGGCGCAAATTTGTTTATGTGCTCCACGAAGTCGCCATTAGTGTCGTTCGAATGTATAGAATGGCACCCAACAGATCGGGTTCGTCGACAATTCGGGTTGCAGCAGCTTCCACCAGACCCGACATTTCAGATCGGTAGTGCTCATTGCAGGCGTTTGAGCGGTGCCCAGCATCATGACTGGAGAGACCGGACCAAGGAATGGCTTGACATGTGGCGTTCTGGCCGCTATGATAGACTGCAGGTAGGGGAGGAGATTGTCGACTTCCATCCCCTCCCATTGTACTATGACTGGTACACACAGCAATACGGGGGTCACCTACGACTGTCAGATAGAGTTGCAGGTGAAGAGGCCGACGCGAATAGTATGTTTAGATGTTTCTATTTGTAATCATTATTACTGCATACATAAATAAAACGCACAAAGACATAAAAAAGCTTACAAAAAAAGTTACATATAAAGGTCCATAAAAAGTTACATAAAAAGTCTTAATCACGATTGATTCCTGGCAGAGCTTGATTCTGCGCGCTGCAGACATCGACTCTGGCTATGTCCCTCCCGTCCACATATAGTACATCGGCGAGGACGACGCATGTCCCGcgaatccatctcattcaagtagcGGGTTGACTTAGGTCTTCCTTTCGTCGCGCGCCTCAATGTCCAATTCGCGATCACCTTCGCTCCTTCATACGGAGCCCACGTAGATGGGTCACTCATCGGGACAAACTCACCTCTGTAGACCTTGCAAATTTTGGACATTTTGTACACGTCATGCACATATATTTGCCAATCAAGACGCTGGTTGGCGCAACATGCAAGGACGTGGCGACATGGGAGTCGCTCGACCTGGAAATGGCCACAATCGCAGTGTCGTTGCGCGAGATTAACGGTGTGAATGGAACCATCTTGCATTTCGTGAACCTCAAACATCTCGTTGCGCCTGTCGAACCTATTGACCACAATGTTGCCTGCACGTCGAAAACTTTCTTCGACTCTTTTGGTGGCAAATTCTGAATATGTGAATCCATTGCGGACACGCTCATGAGCCTCGGCGCTCTTCCGAGTGAACAATTCGTTCAACCGATAGAAAGTAGACCTAACAATGGCAGTCACAGGAAGGTTGCGTGCACCCTTCAGGACAGAATTTATGCACTCTACCAAGTTTGTCGTCATATGTCCCCAACGATGACCCCCGTCGAATGCCAACACCCATCTCTGAACACCGATCTCATCACACCATTGCGCATACGCCTCATCCCGCTCTCTCAGTCTTTGGTAGTTTTTGTTGTACTCTTGCTTCGTCGTAGAATATCCTGTTGGAAAAACCATTTAATCATAAGCAGCTTGCACGAAATTAATAGGAACAGAACCATAACAACAAAATCAAATACCTGTGTTAACCACAAGTTTATGCAAATACGGAGCCTTGAACCTCCTTAAGAAGTTGGAACCGATGTGCCTGATGCAGTACATGTGCCACGCTCTTGGCGGTGACCATGCACCGTTGCTGCGAGCTATTGCTGCGTCGATGGAGTTATGGCGGTCAGAAATAATGCCGACGCCATCGATGGTAACAACATATCTCCGCAGGTTGCTTAGGAAAAACTCCCACGCGTCTGCCGTCTCACCCTCGACTATTGCAAACGCAATAGGCACAATGTTCTGGTTCCCATCCTGTGCAACGGCAACTAGAAGCGcacctttatattttctgtaCAGGTGTGTGCCATCAACCTGCACCAGTGGCTTGCAGTGTCGGAATGCTACTATACACGGATAGAAGCTCCAAAAAACGCGATGAAGAACTCTTACACCTTGAACCTCCTCACTCTCACGGTAAACAGGGAGCGTCTTTATTTGAACACGAGACCTTGGCATCTTTGCAGTCATTGCTTTCAACCAAAATGGCAGAGTCTGGTAagaaacctcccaaccaccaaaaaCTTTTGCAACAgatttctgctttgccaaccaagccttgcgGTAACTGATAGTGTAGTTGAACTTTGACTGAACTTCTGCAATAATAGACTTCACCTTTATGGACGGATCTGCTTCGACCAACGGCCTAATGGCATCTGCAATTGTGTCTgagtccaacttggcatgatcttgCGAGATTGTTCCCATGGTGCACGTGTGTTTGCTATTGTATCTCCTGATctcccaacaagctttctttCGAATCAAGCTAGCTCGGATAAGCCAATCGCACCCGGCACCATAACCCTTGCATTTCGCATAGAATGTCtgcggctcagactcatacacagtgtaatcaactcctctagagatagtgtagcttttgattgcagatatcacCGACTCTCTAGAGCCAAATTCCATTCCGACACTGAATTCACCATCTTCGGCTGCAGCATTGCCTTCACCTACGATAAGTGCACCACCATCAGTCAGACAAGGCAAATAAAATGGACACTAGTGGTAACGTGAATTAATAACCATAATATAACATACCCATATTCGCATACTCAGGAATTCTGGCACATGCATGGCTTCGAGATCAAGAGTCCGCATAAAAGACGGAACACCAAACGGCTGCTGGCTTATAACAGCATGCGCTTCATTTGGCACCGCCGGATTGCCTGCCAGATCTCCGTCATCGTTTTcgtcatcgacttcatagttGGCTTCGAACTCCTCTTCACTATCGTCGTTATCTTCTTCCCAGCCTATATCCCCGAACTCGTTAATGTTGACCTCCTCGTCAAACTCGTCCACCCCCATATgctgttcaaactcaacgtacagcTCTATTAGCGGCACCTGAAatcgggtttgttgataaatacaGAACATCTGCTGCATGCTTGCATCGTCAGTGATGGccattatttgaaactgtatcagcccaccaaatacttgtacaGGACTCCTGTACAAAATATGGCTCACCCTTTTCGAAATATGACTTGGTATGTTGACACAAAGACCATTTTGCAACTCTACAAAACTCGTGGTATATGGAATAGCAAATGAAAacggacattcacaaacaaaagtcactcctTCGTGTGTGTTCGGTATAACCTCACCGTTATAATACACTCGTATATTTGCAATACCTT contains:
- the LOC112701120 gene encoding uncharacterized protein, yielding MGTISQDHAKLDSDTIADAIRPLVEADPSIKVKSIIAEVQSKFNYTISYRKAWLAKQKSVAKVFGGWEVSYQTLPFWLKAMTAKMPRSRVQIKTLPVYRESEEVQGVRVLHRVFWSFYPCIVAFRHCKPLVQVDGTHLYRKYKGALLVAVAQDGNQNIVPIAFAIVEGETADAWEFFLSNLRRYVVTIDGVGIISDRHNSIDAAIARSNGAWSPPRAWHMYCIRHIGSNFLRRFKAPYLHKLVVNTGYSTTKQEYNKNYQRLRERDEAYAQWCDEIGVQRWVLAFDGGHRWGHMTTNLVECINSVLKGARNLPVTAIVRSTFYRLNELFTRKSAEAHERVRNGFTYSEFATKRVEESFRRAGNIVVNRFDRRNEMFEVHEMQDGSIHTVNLAQRHCDCGHFQVERLPCRHVLACCANQRLDWQIYVHDVYKMSKICKVYRGEFVPMSDPSTWAPYEGAKVIANWTLRRATKGRPKSTRYLNEMDSRDMRRPRRCTICGREGHSQSRCLQRAESSSARNQS